A genome region from Maridesulfovibrio salexigens DSM 2638 includes the following:
- the lptF gene encoding LPS export ABC transporter permease LptF, with protein MKLLHRNIFKELISIFTLSISGFMGLILIGRLLQFRDLFMGQSLGALEMAKLFMYLCPFFLLMLTPIATMLSIFLTFLRMNADNEITALKSGGLSLYRLLPAPIIFCLLCTGADFYFSLYGLSWGTENFRNALMEFARTQSQLAIQPGVFNKNFPGLVFYADGVDEKSGIMRSVFVRDNTRKGMTATIVAPLGEIRTDPKMGRLLIHLENGKIYQQEKDQLSVLKFKNYDVRIPLANILKGYDVDELRPKEMSWKKLVRISRAGDRAGDIDPGFFKKVQVEVQKRLALPVACLVLGMFAVPIACIFRGLKQQYGLIISMGLFLVYYTMLSLGVTFGESGVLTPVIGLWLPNITFAIISVVLLKMAVMEHSFSIRIPFLKKFRRKEA; from the coding sequence TTGAAGCTTCTTCATCGCAATATTTTTAAAGAACTCATATCCATATTTACGCTGAGCATTTCAGGGTTCATGGGGTTAATCCTCATAGGCAGGCTGCTCCAGTTCAGGGATCTGTTCATGGGACAGAGTCTTGGTGCATTGGAAATGGCTAAACTTTTCATGTACCTGTGTCCTTTTTTTCTGCTTATGCTTACCCCGATCGCGACTATGCTCTCGATCTTTCTTACATTTTTAAGAATGAATGCGGATAATGAGATTACTGCGCTTAAATCCGGTGGCTTGAGTCTCTACAGGTTGCTGCCTGCTCCGATCATTTTTTGTCTGCTCTGTACCGGAGCGGATTTTTATTTTTCACTCTATGGACTTTCATGGGGTACGGAAAATTTTCGTAACGCTCTCATGGAATTTGCCCGTACCCAGAGTCAGTTGGCAATCCAGCCCGGAGTTTTTAACAAGAATTTTCCGGGACTTGTCTTCTATGCTGACGGAGTTGATGAAAAAAGCGGTATCATGCGCTCTGTATTTGTGCGCGATAACACCCGTAAAGGAATGACCGCTACTATTGTGGCTCCTCTTGGTGAAATCCGTACTGATCCTAAAATGGGCCGTCTGCTTATTCATCTTGAAAATGGTAAAATCTATCAGCAGGAAAAGGACCAGCTCAGCGTGCTTAAGTTTAAGAACTATGACGTGCGCATTCCTCTTGCCAATATTTTAAAAGGCTATGATGTGGATGAATTGCGGCCCAAGGAAATGTCCTGGAAAAAACTGGTGCGCATCAGCAGGGCCGGGGATCGAGCCGGAGATATTGATCCCGGTTTCTTTAAAAAAGTTCAAGTAGAGGTTCAAAAAAGATTGGCCCTGCCTGTGGCATGTCTGGTTCTTGGTATGTTCGCTGTGCCGATTGCCTGTATCTTCAGGGGATTGAAACAGCAGTACGGCCTGATCATTTCTATGGGCTTGTTTCTTGTTTATTATACCATGCTTTCCCTTGGAGTTACTTTCGGGGAGAGCGGGGTGCTTACTCCGGTGATCGGACTCTGGTTGCCGAATATAACTTTTGCAATAATTTCAGTGGTTCTGCTTAAGATGGCGGTTATGGAACATTCATTCAGTATCAGGATTCCGTTTCTGAAAAAATTCAGGAGGAAAGAAGCATGA
- a CDS encoding ABC transporter substrate-binding protein codes for MKNKLFPDLTYCLKKSTFCILIFLVGALLCCTPDTVSAKKLDKVTLQLKWFHQFQFAGYYAALEKGFYEDEGLDVSIVERDLRHNPIDQVLNGESEFGISNSEVLLHYLKGKNVVLLASVFQHSPLVFISKTQPLIHSAQDLKNKNLLMSSASQDIELKVLMERNGVSLNDVKLVDRFATPEDYFDPSIDIIAAYITNQPYYLKKENVPYSIIYPYTHGVDFYGDTLFTSRAQIQKYPERVSKFLRASLKGWQYALEHPDELVDIISEKFGSLKTKEHLKYEADTIRTLILPTLVRIGHNNPVRWEQIGAEFKQQGMVNQTKDLSNFFFNPADGQVTIRQETALLAAVIFAAIMIVLLASIFVAGKFKQEINNRLEIEEKLKKSEKYYRSLFDNTGAATVIIDQKHTIIKCNENFAQLCGTTVEKIENKLKWTDFIAPEEYERMTSYASSRFSSNQSPPKSYDFKFLKADGEIRNVHVDVGVIEGSTDCVASIIDMTEKVKTQELLIQTEKMVSVGGLAAGMAHEINNPLAGILQAVQNIYRRTSPDVPANKTAAKEVGSSCEQIQAYLEKRGIIKMLDGIHSSGERAANIVHTMLNFTRRNDGGMTVCNLNKLFDDIMNIITCDYDLKRKYDFKHTKIIKDYQENLGKVNCLRIEIEQVLLNLVKNAAYATNEISDIRTPTITLRTKMDDKYITAEVEDNGPGMSPEVKRRVFEPFFTTKSPGVGTGLGLSVSYFIITQNHKGTFDIETEIGKGTKFTIKLPIV; via the coding sequence TTGAAAAACAAATTATTCCCAGACCTCACTTATTGCTTAAAGAAATCTACTTTTTGCATACTTATCTTTTTGGTAGGCGCTCTACTTTGCTGCACACCCGATACTGTCTCTGCAAAAAAGCTTGATAAGGTAACTCTACAGCTTAAATGGTTTCATCAGTTCCAATTTGCCGGATATTATGCCGCCCTTGAAAAAGGATTCTATGAAGATGAAGGACTTGATGTAAGCATTGTAGAGCGAGACTTACGGCATAATCCTATCGATCAGGTATTGAACGGTGAATCCGAGTTTGGAATTAGCAACTCAGAAGTCCTACTTCATTACTTAAAAGGCAAAAACGTTGTTTTACTTGCATCGGTGTTCCAGCATTCTCCGTTGGTTTTTATTTCAAAAACACAACCCTTGATTCATTCGGCACAGGATTTAAAAAACAAAAATCTGCTCATGAGTTCAGCATCTCAGGACATAGAACTAAAAGTCTTGATGGAGCGAAATGGAGTTTCTTTAAATGACGTGAAACTTGTGGATCGCTTTGCCACTCCCGAAGACTACTTTGACCCTTCCATTGATATAATTGCTGCTTACATCACAAACCAGCCCTACTATCTGAAAAAAGAAAATGTCCCGTATTCAATAATCTACCCCTACACTCACGGGGTTGATTTTTATGGCGACACCCTTTTCACGTCCCGAGCCCAAATACAAAAATACCCGGAACGGGTTAGTAAGTTTTTGCGAGCCAGCTTGAAAGGATGGCAATACGCTCTTGAACACCCTGATGAACTGGTTGATATTATTTCCGAAAAATTCGGTTCCTTGAAAACCAAGGAACATCTTAAGTATGAGGCTGATACAATTAGAACCCTGATCCTGCCAACTCTGGTACGCATAGGACACAATAATCCCGTTAGATGGGAGCAAATAGGAGCTGAATTTAAACAACAGGGAATGGTGAACCAAACCAAAGATCTTTCAAACTTCTTTTTTAATCCGGCTGATGGACAAGTAACCATCAGGCAAGAGACAGCTCTTTTGGCAGCAGTCATATTTGCAGCGATCATGATCGTACTGCTTGCCTCTATTTTCGTTGCCGGTAAGTTCAAACAGGAAATCAACAATCGTTTGGAAATAGAAGAAAAGCTCAAAAAAAGTGAAAAATACTACCGAAGTCTTTTTGATAATACAGGGGCGGCAACAGTCATCATTGATCAAAAGCATACAATCATAAAATGTAATGAAAATTTTGCTCAACTATGCGGTACCACAGTAGAAAAAATCGAAAACAAACTTAAATGGACGGATTTTATCGCTCCTGAAGAGTATGAGCGGATGACAAGCTATGCTTCGTCAAGATTTTCTAGCAACCAATCTCCACCCAAATCTTATGATTTCAAATTCTTAAAGGCAGACGGAGAAATTCGAAATGTCCATGTAGATGTAGGAGTAATTGAAGGAAGTACCGATTGTGTTGCCTCCATCATCGATATGACCGAAAAGGTAAAAACGCAGGAACTTCTTATTCAAACAGAAAAAATGGTTTCTGTCGGTGGCTTAGCCGCTGGTATGGCCCATGAAATCAATAATCCTTTGGCCGGAATTCTTCAGGCTGTTCAGAACATTTACCGCAGAACCTCGCCTGATGTTCCGGCAAATAAAACTGCTGCAAAGGAAGTTGGCAGCTCCTGCGAACAGATTCAAGCATATCTTGAAAAACGTGGAATAATCAAAATGCTGGATGGGATTCATTCATCCGGTGAACGTGCGGCCAATATCGTGCATACCATGTTGAACTTTACCCGCCGTAACGATGGCGGCATGACTGTTTGCAATCTAAACAAACTTTTTGATGATATCATGAACATCATCACTTGCGATTACGATCTCAAAAGGAAATATGATTTTAAACACACTAAGATAATTAAAGATTACCAAGAAAATCTAGGCAAGGTTAATTGCTTGCGCATAGAAATTGAGCAGGTATTGTTGAACCTGGTCAAAAATGCCGCTTATGCGACCAACGAAATTTCCGATATACGAACCCCGACTATCACTTTACGTACTAAAATGGATGACAAATATATTACTGCCGAAGTAGAAGATAACGGACCGGGCATGAGCCCTGAGGTAAAGAGGAGAGTCTTTGAACCTTTTTTCACCACTAAATCACCCGGAGTTGGAACCGGACTTGGTCTTTCCGTCTCCTATTTTATAATAACCCAGAACCACAAAGGGACATTTGATATTGAGACGGAAATCGGAAAAGGGACCAAATTCACTATAAAATTACCAATCGTGTGA
- a CDS encoding undecaprenyl-diphosphate phosphatase, whose translation MTSLFTAAILGIVEGLTEFLPVSSTGHLIITGHLLGFTGEKAASFEVAIQLGAILAVVVLYWSRFWGLLFPKPGQQFSGIRGLYLLFLTSLPASVLGLLAHDFIKQHLFNPYTVAWALGVGAIMILIVEKKETTPSCFTLDEVTPKLALGIGCFQCLALWPGFSRSAATIMGGMLLGAKRKIAAEYSFIAAVPIMFAATGYDMLKSYKLFTMADMPFLAVGFIVSFLSAWAAVKGFIYLLGKLTLRPFAYYRLALAPLVLFFWS comes from the coding sequence ATGACATCTCTATTCACAGCCGCCATACTTGGAATTGTAGAAGGACTTACTGAATTTCTCCCGGTCTCAAGCACCGGGCACCTGATTATCACCGGCCACCTGCTCGGATTCACCGGAGAAAAAGCCGCATCATTTGAAGTTGCCATCCAGCTAGGCGCAATCCTCGCTGTTGTTGTTCTTTACTGGTCCCGCTTTTGGGGGTTGCTCTTTCCAAAACCGGGCCAACAATTTTCCGGCATCCGTGGACTCTACCTGCTTTTTCTGACCAGCCTTCCGGCATCAGTACTGGGATTACTGGCTCACGATTTTATCAAGCAGCACCTCTTTAATCCCTATACCGTTGCATGGGCGTTGGGTGTAGGTGCAATCATGATCTTAATTGTTGAGAAAAAAGAGACCACCCCATCCTGTTTCACTCTGGACGAAGTCACACCGAAATTAGCTCTGGGGATCGGCTGCTTTCAATGTCTCGCCCTCTGGCCCGGATTTTCAAGGTCTGCCGCAACAATTATGGGCGGCATGCTTCTTGGTGCCAAACGCAAAATTGCTGCGGAGTACTCCTTCATTGCCGCTGTCCCGATCATGTTTGCAGCTACCGGATATGACATGCTCAAAAGCTACAAACTATTTACCATGGCCGATATGCCCTTTCTGGCAGTCGGATTTATTGTCTCTTTTCTTTCAGCTTGGGCCGCAGTCAAAGGATTCATATATCTGCTGGGCAAATTAACCCTGCGCCCCTTTGCTTATTACCGGTTGGCACTTGCCCCGCTGGTCTTGTTCTTCTGGAGTTAA